In the genome of Octopus sinensis linkage group LG12, ASM634580v1, whole genome shotgun sequence, one region contains:
- the LOC115217802 gene encoding zinc finger protein 300-like gives MEDRQCEGRVKGEKLSENIDLADERCINTKKKLNCVDKSNHVTERKLKNRNSQSYSCDVCGKTFSNKNGMLLHKQSHVDEKPYHCDICGKTFSQKGGMIVHTRSHTGEKPFPCDICGKSFSQKGGMLQHKRIHTGEKPYPCDICGKTFSNKSGMLVHKRIHTGEKPYPCDICGKTFVNKSSMLVHKRIHTGEKPYHCDICGVSFTQTGGLTSHRRVHTG, from the coding sequence ATGGAAGATAGACAGTGTGAGGGTCGAGTTAAAGGTGAAAAACTCTCTGAGAATATTGATCTCGCTGATGAACGATGCatcaatacaaagaaaaaattaaattgtgTTGATAAATCCAATCATGTCACTGAACGTAAGTTAAAAAACCGAAATTCACAGAGCTATTcctgtgatgtttgtggtaagACTTTCTCAAACAAAAATGGTATGCTTTTACATAAACAAAGTCATGTAgatgagaaaccataccactgtgatatctgtggcaaaacaTTCTCCCAGAAAGGTGGTATGATTGTACACACACGCagtcatacaggtgaaaaaccattcccttgtgatatttgtggcaaatcCTTTTCACAGAAAGGTGGTATGCTccagcacaaacgtattcatacaggtgagaaaccttacCCCTGTGACATCTGTGGCAAGACATTCTCAAACAAAAGTGGTATGCTCGTTCACAAACgaattcacacaggtgagaagccctacccttgtgatatctgtggcaaaactTTTGTAAACAAAAGTAGTATGCTTgtccataaacgtattcatactggggagaaaccttaccattgtgatatctgtggtgtatCTTTTACTCAGACTGGGGGTTTAACTTCTCACAGACGTGTTCACACAggttaa